From one Candidatus Rokuibacteriota bacterium genomic stretch:
- a CDS encoding PAS domain S-box protein, producing the protein MQSFVHLLENIGYLILGVLLYSYVGRWLPFGDPAYRLGRQLLTGAAFGALAVLMMVQRIAVGGGAYVDARHVPVALIGLFEGWPAALVAAAIAVAYRISRGGSGALAGVLGLLAVAFLAALVHRRCGGAERVRPRHAFALGALVFLATSASFALLGSQGLELFARRWAPLLVVNVLGVGLIARLLHDTVERERLLVEHARFRAIVDEASDGIEIVNADTGQIVEANRKSCELSGCSREEMIRRHIREFWPSDRFEAGASRVDGISYHRRNGSIVTVDATRREVNYGGRRYQVIVFRDASDRLAREAAQQESAALRSVAELANAAAHEINNPLAAVVGGLDLLALRVTAGSTEAGWVGLAQRAAERIRDIVAHMRHITKLERAEPVAGISMLDLRKSGEPESPEPVKPEAPPGA; encoded by the coding sequence ATGCAATCCTTCGTTCACCTCCTCGAGAACATCGGCTACCTGATCCTCGGCGTGCTGCTCTACTCCTACGTCGGGCGCTGGCTCCCGTTCGGCGATCCCGCGTACCGCCTGGGACGTCAGCTCCTGACCGGCGCCGCGTTCGGAGCCCTCGCGGTCCTGATGATGGTCCAGCGGATCGCCGTCGGCGGCGGCGCGTACGTGGACGCGCGTCATGTTCCCGTGGCGCTGATCGGCCTGTTCGAGGGCTGGCCGGCCGCGCTCGTCGCGGCCGCGATCGCGGTCGCCTATCGGATCTCGCGCGGCGGCTCGGGCGCCCTCGCCGGAGTCCTGGGCCTCCTCGCCGTCGCGTTCCTCGCGGCCCTCGTCCACCGGCGCTGCGGCGGGGCCGAGCGGGTGCGACCCCGTCACGCCTTCGCCCTCGGCGCGCTGGTCTTCCTCGCCACCAGCGCCTCGTTCGCGTTGCTCGGGTCTCAGGGCCTCGAGCTCTTCGCCCGCCGGTGGGCCCCGCTCCTCGTCGTGAACGTCCTCGGCGTGGGCCTGATCGCCCGGCTCCTGCACGATACGGTGGAGCGCGAGCGGCTCCTCGTCGAGCACGCGCGCTTCCGCGCGATCGTCGATGAGGCCAGCGACGGTATCGAGATCGTGAACGCGGACACCGGCCAGATCGTCGAGGCGAACCGGAAGAGCTGCGAGCTCTCCGGCTGCAGCCGGGAGGAGATGATCCGCCGGCACATCCGGGAGTTCTGGCCGTCGGATCGCTTCGAGGCCGGCGCGTCCCGGGTGGACGGGATCAGCTACCACAGGCGGAACGGGAGCATCGTCACTGTGGATGCCACGCGGCGCGAGGTCAACTACGGCGGCCGGCGCTACCAGGTCATCGTCTTCCGGGACGCGAGCGACCGCCTCGCGCGGGAGGCGGCCCAGCAGGAGAGCGCCGCGCTCCGATCGGTGGCGGAGCTCGCCAACGCGGCAGCCCACGAGATCAACAACCCCCTGGCGGCCGTCGTCGGGGGCCTGGACCTCCTCGCCCTCCGCGTCACTGCCGGGTCGACCGAAGCGGGGTGGGTGGGGCTCGCCCAGCGCGCCGCCGAGCGCATCCGTGACATCGTGGCGCACATGCGCCACATCACGAAGCTCGAGCGGGCGGAGCCCGTGGCCGGCATCTCGATGCTCGACCTGAGAAAGTCCGGTGAGCCCGAGTCCCCGGAGCCCGTGAAACCCGAAGCCCCTCCCGGCGCCTGA